From Ramlibacter tataouinensis, the proteins below share one genomic window:
- a CDS encoding oligopeptide/dipeptide ABC transporter ATP-binding protein, whose product MDDTRSAPTPTLPRRGREEPLLSVRDLHVHFKVRGEGFFPEKRVLKAVNGVSFDLYPGETLGIVGESGCGKSTLARALLNLIPATAGQVVWLGRDMSGASSADWQAVRKNVQMVFQDPLASLNPRMNVLQIIGEPLRTHRPELPASEVLARVKAMLVRVGLNEAQLYRYPHEFSGGQCQRIGIARALILEPKLIVCDEPVSALDVSIQAQIINLLKDLQKQLNLALVFIAHDLAVVKHVSQRILVMYLGRVMELADKHELYADPKHPYTRALLSAVPIPDPKLERGKQIQMLSGELPSPLRPPTGCVFRTRCPHAFERCAAEVPALEAVNERSQAACWLYR is encoded by the coding sequence ATGGACGATACGAGAAGCGCCCCCACCCCGACCCTCCCCCGGAGGGGGAGGGAGGAGCCACTGCTGTCCGTGCGCGACCTGCATGTGCACTTCAAGGTGCGCGGCGAAGGCTTCTTTCCGGAAAAGCGCGTCCTCAAGGCGGTCAACGGCGTCAGCTTCGACCTCTATCCCGGCGAGACGCTGGGCATCGTGGGCGAGTCGGGCTGCGGCAAGTCGACGCTGGCGCGCGCGCTGCTGAATCTGATCCCGGCCACCGCCGGCCAGGTGGTGTGGCTGGGCCGTGACATGTCGGGCGCCAGCAGCGCCGACTGGCAGGCGGTGCGCAAGAACGTGCAGATGGTGTTCCAGGACCCGCTCGCCTCGCTGAACCCGCGCATGAACGTGCTCCAGATCATCGGCGAGCCGCTGCGCACGCACCGGCCCGAGCTGCCGGCCAGCGAAGTGCTGGCCCGCGTCAAGGCCATGCTGGTGCGCGTGGGCCTGAACGAGGCGCAGCTCTATCGCTACCCGCATGAATTCTCGGGCGGCCAGTGCCAGCGCATCGGCATCGCCCGGGCGCTGATCCTGGAGCCCAAGCTGATCGTCTGCGACGAGCCGGTGTCGGCGCTTGACGTGTCGATCCAGGCGCAGATCATCAACCTGCTGAAGGACCTGCAGAAGCAGCTGAACCTGGCGCTGGTCTTCATCGCGCACGACCTGGCCGTCGTCAAGCACGTGAGCCAACGCATCCTGGTGATGTACCTGGGGCGCGTGATGGAACTCGCCGACAAGCACGAGTTGTACGCGGACCCCAAGCACCCTTACACGCGCGCCCTGCTGTCGGCGGTGCCGATTCCCGATCCCAAGCTGGAGCGGGGCAAGCAGATCCAGATGCTGTCGGGCGAACTGCCCTCGCCGCTTCGCCCGCCCACGGGCTGCGTGTTCCGCACACGCTGCCCGCACGCCTTCGAGCGCTGCGCGGCCGAGGTGCCGGCGCTCGAGGCCGTCAACGAGCGCTCCCAGGCCGCCTGCTGGCTGTATCGATGA
- a CDS encoding oligopeptide/dipeptide ABC transporter ATP-binding protein, producing the protein MNQKLIEIDDLTVKFNTPDGAVTAVNGLSFALERGQTFGIVGESGSGKSQSMLALMGLLAANGRAGGRALFNGEDLLSMPASRLNRIRGNRIAMIFQDPMTSLNPYLTVERQMTEVLELHKGLTRRSALSLAIQTLEQVRIPDAARRIRMYPHEFSGGMRQRIMIAMALLCQPDLLIADEPTTALDVTVQAQTMALLRELQRDFGTAIILITHDLGVVAGLCDQVMVLYGGRIMEQGSAEHVFYRPTHPYTLGLLGAVPKLDHEGERLVAIPGVPPNMARLPAGCPFSERCPLANERCVTERPPLVAVAGQDAAVLRACHRDIAEVARQAEAVLS; encoded by the coding sequence ATGAACCAGAAGCTGATCGAGATCGACGACCTCACGGTCAAGTTCAACACGCCCGACGGCGCAGTCACCGCCGTCAACGGCTTGTCGTTCGCGCTGGAGCGCGGACAGACCTTCGGAATCGTGGGCGAGAGCGGCTCGGGCAAGAGCCAGAGCATGCTGGCCCTGATGGGCCTGCTGGCCGCCAACGGCCGCGCCGGCGGGCGCGCGCTGTTCAACGGCGAAGACCTGTTGTCCATGCCGGCGTCGCGGCTCAATCGCATCCGCGGCAACCGCATCGCAATGATCTTCCAGGACCCGATGACCTCGCTGAACCCCTACCTCACGGTGGAGAGGCAGATGACCGAGGTGCTGGAACTGCACAAGGGCCTGACGCGCCGCAGCGCGCTGTCGCTGGCCATCCAGACGCTGGAGCAGGTGCGCATCCCCGACGCCGCACGCCGCATCCGCATGTACCCGCACGAATTCTCGGGCGGCATGCGCCAGCGCATCATGATCGCCATGGCCCTGCTGTGCCAGCCGGACCTGCTGATCGCCGACGAGCCCACGACGGCGCTGGACGTGACGGTGCAGGCCCAGACCATGGCGCTGCTGCGCGAACTGCAGCGCGATTTCGGCACCGCCATCATCCTGATCACGCACGACCTCGGCGTGGTCGCCGGCCTGTGCGACCAGGTCATGGTGCTCTATGGCGGCCGCATCATGGAGCAAGGCAGCGCCGAGCACGTCTTCTACCGCCCGACGCACCCCTACACGCTGGGCCTGCTGGGCGCGGTGCCCAAGCTCGATCACGAAGGCGAGCGGCTGGTGGCCATTCCCGGCGTGCCGCCCAACATGGCGCGCCTGCCCGCGGGCTGCCCCTTCAGCGAACGCTGCCCGCTGGCCAACGAGCGCTGCGTCACCGAACGGCCGCCGCTGGTGGCGGTAGCCGGGCAAGATGCGGCCGTGCTGCGCGCCTGCCACCGCGACATCGCGGAAGTGGCTCGCCAGGCCGAGGCGGTGCTGTCATGA